The DNA window GCAGGTTCTATTGGTCAAGCCCTTGACCTTCATGAACGATAGCGGCTCCGCTGTCTCTCGGTGGCAACAGGCCTTATGTCTTGAGCCCGGTCAGATTATTGTCGTTCATGACGACCTGGACCTGCCTGCCTCTCAGCTACGGATCAAGGTTGGCGGCGGCCACGGAGGCCATAGGGGTGTCCGTTCCGTCTTGGAGGCGATGGGCAGCCCTGACTTTTTGCGAGTCAAGGTGGGAATCGGACGGCCTCGGGACGGACAGGATACGGTAAAGCATGTGCTCGGGTCTTTCGAGGAACGTGAGGGCGACGCGATACAGGGAGTGGTACAACGGGCCGCCGATGCTGTAGAAGTGCTGTTGCAGGAAAGTCTTGAGGCGGCGATGAACCGATACAACATTCGCGATGCTCATTAAGCTCGCATGGCGTAATCTGGAGGAGGTGAAGAGAGTGAACCAGCACGAGGTCATTATCATTCTGGACCCAGCCCTCACGGAGGATGGTGTTGAGACAGAGATCAGCGGAGTTCGCGAGGTTGTGGCTAAAAAAGGGGGGGAGGTGCTGGAGGTTCAAAAGTGGGGGAAAAAGCGACTGGCCTACGAGGTGAAGAAGCGGCGGGAGGGCCACTATGTCCTGATGAAGGTGGGTGGCATGGGCGGAGTTGTGGCTGATCTCGATCGGCATTTTCGGATCACTGAGGCTATCCTGAAAGGAATGGTAGTCAGGGCTGAGGAGCCGCGTGGGAGGCGCTTTAAGGCGAAGTCGCAAGCCGTACTCGAGGGTAGTACCGTGACAACTACCCAGGAGGTCGGGGATGGTGAGCTTTAATAGAGTGATTTTGCTGGGGAACCTGACACGGGATCCGGAACTTCGGCATACGCCTGCCGGCATGGCGGTGTGTAACTTCGACCTGGCGGTCAATCGATCTTTTACAACGAAAGGTGGCGAGCGACGAGAAGAGGTCTGTTTCATTACAGTGGTTGTCTGGGATAAACAGGCGCAGTCCTGTG is part of the Candidatus Methylomirabilis sp. genome and encodes:
- the pth gene encoding aminoacyl-tRNA hydrolase; translated protein: MVVGLGNPGPEYEASRHNVGFRVVDTLAGRSGMALTRCRYRSLFAKGSLHGVQVLLVKPLTFMNDSGSAVSRWQQALCLEPGQIIVVHDDLDLPASQLRIKVGGGHGGHRGVRSVLEAMGSPDFLRVKVGIGRPRDGQDTVKHVLGSFEEREGDAIQGVVQRAADAVEVLLQESLEAAMNRYNIRDAH
- the rpsF gene encoding 30S ribosomal protein S6 produces the protein MNQHEVIIILDPALTEDGVETEISGVREVVAKKGGEVLEVQKWGKKRLAYEVKKRREGHYVLMKVGGMGGVVADLDRHFRITEAILKGMVVRAEEPRGRRFKAKSQAVLEGSTVTTTQEVGDGEL